The genomic window attatttttagtaatttttgagttcttttttatttattatttgaataattcttttttaaattcaagtaaTGTGCTAATGTAGTCACTACCAGGTTAAACTCTaattcaatgtattattaatatattgttataattagggCTGGGATTTTAATATCActaaaaattgtgtaaaatgacattaaaaaaatgcaaaaatgacttaaaaaattcaaaaaatgcattaaaaaaatgtctttaacatttttttaaaatagcttaaaattcaaataaagtacattacatgtacataaatattttgttttaattcatatattaataaaaaaaattattcttttttgttattatactgaATCACGAGAGCGTGCTTCAGGTTTTCAAATAGAAATACCCTCCTGTTGTCCGCCAGTCCGCCAATAAGTTTTTGTTGATAGAAAAGATCCTTTCTATATCTACTGAAGTTATAGgcgagtatttaaaatacattataacgtcactattataatttataatgttatataatatattgttatgtaatataataattccaaCATACTGTACAActagttattactatacagGGTGTTTCTGAAATGAATGTGGACATTAGTATAGGTACGTGTACTCACTGTGATGACCCAatgaagatttttttgaaaatttttttcgatCTTCAAAATCTGGGTTTCTTCAAGTTGTTTTTAGAACATTctcttaaatgtaaaaataaacgatttagttgtatttttagCAAAATTCTCATATGAATCGAGACATCACATCTTTTTTGAGCTTATCGCGCGTTTTTGAAGCTCAAATCgctgactaaaaaaaaagtagtgtgACACATCGATTTGTATGAGAACACTGCAAGATTAACGGTGGTGTtagttatttgttgttattcaatatACATGATTAactaacacattattttacattgtaaactaattaaaacgatgaaataataatataattatgattaacagAACTTAAAATGATCTAATTTATTGCCATGTTATGTGTTTTAggtgtatacataaaatccGTAATGTCATAAGTTTGAGATAAAAGAAACTAactatttgtgtatttaacactgaatttcttgtttttattctaactctgttaatcataattatacagAATTTGTCTCTTTATTCTTGACTGCTTACTTCTCCATGTATAACAGTAAATCTAACAAtatcaaatacatataatacctatgtcgACATGGACATTATTATCGtaactattttacaatattattatatttctaaggaCCTGGGGACTCGGGACTCggctattaaaaattaaaattataaaacaattaaaccaCTATATACaatgcaattaaattttttattttaatataatattatacataataatatttattcaaatacagtACGCATCATGCATTACCatttaatgaaacaataacgaaaacaaatgataaataaataatttaaatagtaggaatagcaataatagtaacaaaaattcgtgttaggattttttttatataaacacaatgcGTCTAAGACACAATCGTCGTgactattcattattaaaacggAATTGTATCTGTTTTGGACTAgactgataattattttttttacaattatgccACCATTTTCaggtatttacaattatttttctatgtacATGTGTTATTTACACGTTATATTGGCGAGAAaagaataacaaataaaaaatgctttaCACGTTCGAGTTTATCTATTATACTGCAGCGTACACGTTTATTTATAACGATTTCGGTGCTGGTAGAACGGAAAGAAGTATGGGTGTTAAACCGTTAAACGCAGGTACTCGCCGCTATAATATATGGACGGTGTTGACTTTGTGGACGAATACGCGCGAGCACACGCTGcggcaaaataatataatatcgtacacGACGGCATTATACGAAGAAGGTATAcattacatcataatattacccACGAATATATACACGTTTATATCGACCGTTTCCGGGTTGAAAACGAGACGGCGACAAGGTTTTGCGTTGTGtaacagaataataaaaataatatattattatgacgaaaCGTATACACGCCCGCGGGTATATTACTGCGGCGATGAGGCCGCCGGTAAACTGCATCGCGCGCGACGACATACGACAGATCGAAAAGTCGGGTACAACCTAGTCCATCGTCACGATTcgtttagtatataaatataacgacGTATCTCGCCCGACGCGTTTGAATTCCGGCTCATCTGCATCCGCACTCGTCCACGGTCATTTCCGGGTAGTTCTTCACCACCAACTTGCCGTCGTCGTCCACGTAGAGCAGCGTCTGCGAACTGAGCCTGGTCGGCACGCAGCAGGCCCGCGGGACCGCCGCCGGATTGTACGAGTTCATCAGCGTCTGCATGACCGCGTGGTTGGACGCGTTGATGTGATTGGCCAACGGGAACGTGCACTCCCCGTGGCAGTAGAACGCGTCGTAACCCGGCGGCGCCTGAATCCAATCGTTGAACCCGACATCCTTGAAGTCCACGTACATCGAGTACCGCTGGCAGATCTTCTTCTTTCTCGTTTTCTTCTGCTGCGGCGCTTCCGGTCCGTCGGCCGACCGTTTGCTCCGCCGCGTCATCATCCGTTCCAGCGTGCTCTTGCCGGTCTTCTCGCCTGCAGAACACATAACCGTTATAATAACCAcgcgatattattataggtatagctGGTATAGGTACGTCGGTTTAATAtcccaatatattaatatatatagtattgagATAAAGCCCCGCGACgacaataatatcgttatggtatacatattatatcgtatgttTCGACGTGTTTTTTTAAccctatatatatgtgtgccTAAATGTAATACCtcgatattttatacattcaaaCCGCAGCAGTGGCATAATTTGGAATTTTCCTCGAAGGGGGTTGGGGATCGAATCTGTTTTAGTGTAGAAACTGTAGACTTTAtcttttccaaaaaaaaaacgaggaTCTATCCCCTTTAGGTCTCTTAATTACGACTCTTCTATATCATGCAAAATAGGGTCGGAACGAGCGTTGACATCACTACATCACGTAGACTgtagtattataggtaggtatattcagAAATATTTCTCTAATAGCGCGGGACATTGGTGGTGGGGGCGTATTAGTCGCGATCGTCATTTACCATATGGGCAAATATTAGATAAACCCGATAAACCTCACacgtttaaactattttttatttgctcATCTACGcgacaaataacaatatcgaGTTAATCGTTTAGTTAGGAATTCAGAATAGCGTTGTTTTTACCTGTTCCGTCATCGGTGTAGATCAATAGCAATGTTTTTTCAGGCGATACGAAATCAAAGACGCTGAGTAAATGTGTATGACTGCCAGACTCCGTGACGCATTGTACAAGCATACCATGGTTGTCTTTGAAATTATTCCTCGACAGTCTCTCTATAGCAGGTGTTACGTCAAAACTGATAATTTCTGACTTTGAAACTTTTGACATATTGATTGATTTCGAGTCGATAATTCTGTAtgaatacaaacattatatgaataatgattattaaaaaaataaaaaaaaatgtatgtatatacctaacataatatgctaatacaataattgttcgCTTATAATTACCTGAGAATAGGTTTTGACAGCCCCTTCGCGCCAGGTTGGACTATATCATGTATAAGCACATGAATAAATTCTTCATTTCTAAATTCTGTATCATATATCATTGTGAAACGGACTTCAGCAGCTTTAAACTGTTCTCGTTCCGGTATAGAATCTATATCGAACTGTAgcctatattttttagattttgaactaTTTGGAGCCGatcctataaaaatataattataataattatcctcATTATTCATTGAatctattatactaaaatatattagctcaggataatgtaatattcaatataaattagtgtcaatcttttttattttaataaaatgtctaaagAGATGCAAAACATAAACCATAACTTGTTTGTAATATAGACATACCTAATCATTTTTACGATGTACTTTTTTATATGCGATATACAtcgtacacacatacacaaatacacaataatagatatgtatataaaccTCTTATTTACCTTTGTTGGAATAAGTCCTAGCAGTATTAGCAGACGTAGTGTGCAAACCAGGAAGAGGAAAATGAGTGGTCATTGCATTGTTTTCTTCTAACATTGATTTATACAATTCCATTGTGGCAGACGGTATCTTCATATTCTTTTCTACCACAGGTCTTCGGCTTAAACctttgtaataaaacaataattcaatacaatgATTTCATTTGACCATgcttgaattaattattgcaATAGTAAATTgattgtacctacctaattttgtaattaaatttttctctaTTTCTTCGAACCCGGTGATGGCCGCTAATCCGGTGTGTAGCACGGCCAACaacattagtaaaataatcattgtgtctaaatcaaaaacaatgcatagataagtattatattattaatggtgCACAAAATACGCATACaattgtacaaaatttaaatataaccataaactatactgattttaaataacatataaatcatacttaaaaataacaaaatgctACATACATGACACATTTTgactaattttacattaaacaataagATATTTGACAGATCGATGATGAAATTATGTAGAATAGTTccactgttatttatttattttgcgtaacatgaatatttattctattggAATGTGAAAAATCTAATGGAATAATATAGAAgctataattatcaataaaatatattaatatacatactattgtgtatatatatttgtaatgcggtttttaatttttcaatattattttatagtctgTAATAGTGAGTTGGgatttgtttttagttaatttaaaaaagacgCAGCGTTCCACAAAAACGTAAATTTACGTCTTTTTAATTACGCTCGACATAGTTCtatcatgtttaaattattgtttaggtattataaaattatttatttatttattagattgttgttttttgaattttattctacataatataatgtagagCCAGTAAAGGTAGAATAAATTTCACTTTTGAattaagtgattttttttttttgtatacctatcttGTAAAAGTTTAACTTTAAGGTTATTAGATACTACTATATTGCtctgtatttgtataattatgttacaaCATCCCATCCTACTTACAACTTAaaagtgtattaaaatatttgttaatttccAATTATTAGTTCGGCTTAGGTATTTGTTAATGACTGTAGAGGTTTTGATACGGGGAATCTCACTGACCTCGGGacttagttaatttaaaacataaataatattacaaaataataatttaaggtaattactaattattaatagtaaatagtgtACTACTattggaatattataaaatgtaaatacgcTTAAGCAGGCTTCGGATATCTATTATGATGGAAACAATTTTTCttacatatttgtatacctaAGTCTTTTGCATAACAATGTTACTAAATTCATTCCTCTATTATGACTCCtgcttaaagtatttttaatcaacaacTCGTTATTATTGATAGGTGTATATTTGGATTTAAGATTGtgttttacaatacattttaaagctGTGGACTGTAAAAATTGAGGGGTTTttgatgtaaattaatttttacttattaaagcTCTTTCTATAataccatatatattattatggaagtTATGCTTATAAGGCATTTGAATTTTAGTATTCGTCAGTCCATCTAGGCATTCgttacgatttaaaaaaaacagtggttcataaactatattatattatgaaaaaaataacataattccATGGACTAAAATAGAAAGTGATATTATGATACGATTGTATGTAAAAAACTggagtttttttaaatcgttacgGTTGCGGAATGCCAATAGATGAACTAGAAGGTTATATTGACgacgttattgttattaattgctTTAAACACGTACGTTATGTACCAAAGTACTACCAATCGCTTCTGATAAGAAGATGAGTAATATGCGGACATATTACCGGCATTTACacatgcataataaataataacgttgACCAGATGCGCGCGtgtcaatagaaaaaaaacatattcttAAATCTAGTGTGAAAACGCACGGACAAAATACGAATTCGCATAGTGTTTCAATAATAGTTAACCACTATATTATACCCGCTATGCCTATCTATATATTCTATTCGACTAGTAATaatccaataaataatacctgacatgatattaatatctattggTACACGTATCGACTCAGTGACGTGCTATACACCGTGTAATACAATAGCTATACAGTACCATATACCTAGTACGAGCCGGTGCATTACGTACCATCgtcgtatcataatattgtgctacataatataatatataatatcatatcgcgacaaataaataacaatcgtGCGGCTTACCTGTTGCGGCGACGGACGATGATGTCGATGACGTCGTTTCAGAAAAAACCATGTGCGTATAGATGCAAACCAATCGATTCGACGACAATATATGTACGCACAGatattacatgatattattttacaacacaataatataatatatcacaatataatacgtaacGAACGAACGTCGTGTGACGCGCGCGGAACGATCTGCCGTTTAGCGCACCGgccaagtatattaatttataaatgtattattgtaccgCGTGCGGACTTGCGACTTCACCGTCCGTATTATTCGTCCTTAAAACAATacgattatatacaatattaaacttttatcgAGTGTCGGGACGAGAGTCTCGCGAAACGGTAAAAAAACTGCACGAGTACGAGAAGCGCGCGACGTATAGCTGCCGGACGACGAAATGACAACACGTACGACCGTACCGAACAGGAGATGATAGTGAAATGATGACCGCAGGGTCTTCGGGAGGGTATTGCCGGTCCATTGTGTATAaacacgataaaatatatatatgtattgtgtgtgtgtacctaAGCCGTCACACGTGTGACCGACCGGCCGGCCGGTCCcgcccgccgccgccgccactggAAATCGGCAGACAAACGGGCGTCCTCACCGGGCCGGACGCGACTACCGGGGTGGTGGGGATCGTCCGCGGGGTGTGCGAGTGCGTGTGCGCTCGACAGTTTTGGGGGTGGGGGTGGGTGAGTCGATGGACGACGGGGCGTGGTTTTCTCATTTCTGGAAACCAGATTTCTCGGTTGTACATAGGTACGATGAGGTACCTATATGGTACCTAATAGTCGTATATtctgtcataatataatatacacgcactccatcatattattatatattattatatacctacgtacgtattatacgcatataatatGGTCGTACGCACTTGTACGCACACACGTACGCGTACACGCGCGACGTGCCCACAAACAACAGTCTTGCATTTTATCCCCgaatttgacaaaaaaaaacatcccTACGGTTTTGCCGCTGTTTTTTCGTAGACGATTGTTTTTACACATTGTACGCGTTCGTGCGTACCACGGATTCTGCAAAGATTCACACGGTTGCTATATAGACGCCGAAAGTCGTGCTGAAGGTACGCGCATATATGATAATGCTCGCGTTGGAAAAAGATTTGTGACTGAGAAAGACCCCAAAGCGTGTGACCAACACCAGCTATATATACTTCATACCTAAATCTGTACGTGTATATCGATGACCTGCAAAGCTCTCTTCACAATATCTTCTTCAAATCAAATCTCATTTTTAACACTTTCAGCAACACCGTTACACCAGAGGCGATTCGTCATAGATAGGTTAAACggtaataaagtatttaagtatcgagtaggtattttataatattgatgaaagTATAACAATGACAAGAaccaaatatatgtataccgtACGTTTAATACAcgcgtatttattttacgcaTGTGGTTAAGACTTCAGAGTTGCGTGATTTGAACGTAGTACCCAGCTATTATCGTTTtgagttgtattattaaatgtattattatattttggcgATTGTCATTTTTCACTTTATAGCTTTTAATTTTGGCTAGGATTgtgcattttttaaagtaccttCTAGTatacttctaaaatattattatgatggcaTTATTGGTACTGTAGTTGTACTACGCggtaaattgaaaatgtaataaaatattatattccttaGACCAGCGTTCCTCAAaccgtatataaataataagttgctGTTAACAAATACAGCAGAAAACAAACACACACTTCACATACgcctcaatattataaatacatttataaaattatattcattattcataattcattaCCAACCAATAAACTTTATgatataaagtaattatagtagttaaagcaataaacaaacttttattTCTTAGAACTATTTCTTGTAAGAGTAAAATCATGAGGGTTTGTGATAGTTTTCATAGGAAAATCTGTGTCGTGGtcctaaaaaaattgagaacCACTGCCCTAGACTCCAGTTTAAAGTTAGAGTCGGCAAtcgacagtaataataataatactacctaCTGAGACGAAAtactaggtattattattgaaatatttatgaaaaaacgtTATTTGCTGTATAATACACCGTTCTGTTTAGTTGTTTAGACGCGAGACTGCTCGACGCCAATGTCCAGCTGCTCCTATCTATAAGTAAAGACAGATGTGTATAGGCCAACGGGCGGTCAGGGTGGTCTGATCCTTTTGATTATGAAGTACTACGAATGACGGCAAAGGTCAATTTGTTGAGCCGATGATAAATGTTGGTGCCACGCAGTCTGTAGCTATATAAGATATAGTTGGCGGCAAACATTTGACAACTGTGACCCTGaccctaatatattatataaattaataagaaaacttctagaacacattataatttatagtattatattatgtagtacttataaataacaatttgcgAAACGTTCAGTCCAGGTGACTCGTGGTCTGTACTgtgttagtatattatatttaaaagcataacccttaaaaacttttgtttAACGCACGGTATGTATGTGATTTCATAACGGTAAatgaatacgaaaaaaaataactataactatatagataccaactataatattccaaaaatattaaaaatagtgtatGTGCTTACTATAGTCATGTTATGCTGCGCTATTTTACgaaaattaatctattatttactTGTACGAGTATAAAGCAACCTATACAGAATTTAACCTTAAACGTTACGACTACGATGAGTTAATTAACGTGCgttaaatacaacaatattttgataaataattttgactctttttgtattttacgaTTACAAGGCTGAATACCTAATACTATTATGCGACTCGATAACTCGTCTTCGTAAAGTACGTTTGACGAATATTCTCTGAGTACAGAATAATCGTGTGTTACCGGATTTAGAAATACGTCTGTACTGCAACCATTTGCGATATCTGCAGTTTTGATATGCTTCGATTtcgttaatttgtttataatgtgTCTGTTTTTTTCTCTATATAAATCCTAAAATATAGTCTATTTAGGTATACATTCTATACGGAAATTCTTATCATCCAAAGGAAGGGCTATTATACACGTTTAActcaaatttacttaaaaagtcAACATCGAGTTTTATTGAAATCCATTCAtgaattcttataaattaattaaacgtgTCAATGAGACTAGTAATGTGATTAGGTGTTTGGTTCCGGACGTTCGGGTCTCCTTAAAAGGAATTAAAGTGTTTATTTTACTCCGTTTCGTTTGATGTATAGTCAATTCCTAGAAATGTTTTCCAATTCGTGCCGAATACAATGCTTGTATGCAGGCCGTTGGTACCATACTGTCTGGCAATACTGTTCTTTCTAATCGTACATGCattcgtatacatattataagtattcttttggttttttttttgtaaatatatatagatttccggtagaaaataaaaatatcgtctTAGTATTTTCATGGTCGTTTATTTAGCCAAACAAACGACCCGGAAACcgcaaaatattacaaatgatGAACTGTGCTATACTGCTGTTGAacaaataatgtacataattgtACGTAagtacattaacatttttgtccattacaatatatttactagcaatatttcgtattaaagcatttactaaaaatatttttattttatcaggcatgtattataggtatgaatttaaaatgtatactaataaaatatttaagttaagtagtgtaaaaactaaaaatgtaaaattatttatttttaacattttgcaGATTACatagaaaattgattttaaattttaataactctaAAATTCTCCATGTATAAGATAAATCAACATTCAAGTCGAGGAAATTATTAACATCTTTTTTTTAGAGTATACCTAGACattttatgcaaatattaGGATGTAAAACCATAGGTAACTATAGTTTACTACATTTAAGTAGCTGgtctatttcaatataatcaattattattactgaataagtcgagtaattagtaatttgttttgttgaatgacaatttaatatttttagaaaacaaattgtttattagtattaaataaaaaagttttaagttataataaaatataggttatatgtaatataggtCATAGTAAAGGTGGTCATggcttattaattaaaaatttgaaaataattatgatttaatggcTAAATCCAATTTCTTATGGCCTTTTGAAGATATCATCAATAACATCATAGGACTTAATGTCAAAATCCCTTGATAGATACTACCAAAATTGTTAATCCATTTATTTGAtcctaaaaatgtttaaaatcgttaattttattaataatactataaagtaaTGACACATTTTAAAGAGCAATTTACACaagttattatattctgtaggtatattttgattcttaactaattttatgtttgattCATAGATTCATTAattgtcattataatttataattataatgttatatggaTAAAAATTTGAGAGTTTCTttcaaattctttaaaaatcaattaaataagaaaaagacttatactttttgaattataataacaaatatttaatttcgtttgaagataaatcgttatcgttaggTTAGA from Aphis gossypii isolate Hap1 chromosome 1, ASM2018417v2, whole genome shotgun sequence includes these protein-coding regions:
- the LOC114129981 gene encoding protein decapentaplegic-like; the encoded protein is MVFSETTSSTSSSVAATDTMIILLMLLAVLHTGLAAITGFEEIEKNLITKLGLSRRPVVEKNMKIPSATMELYKSMLEENNAMTTHFPLPGLHTTSANTARTYSNKGSAPNSSKSKKYRLQFDIDSIPEREQFKAAEVRFTMIYDTEFRNEEFIHVLIHDIVQPGAKGLSKPILRIIDSKSINMSKVSKSEIISFDVTPAIERLSRNNFKDNHGMLVQCVTESGSHTHLLSVFDFVSPEKTLLLIYTDDGTGEKTGKSTLERMMTRRSKRSADGPEAPQQKKTRKKKICQRYSMYVDFKDVGFNDWIQAPPGYDAFYCHGECTFPLANHINASNHAVMQTLMNSYNPAAVPRACCVPTRLSSQTLLYVDDDGKLVVKNYPEMTVDECGCR